GGGTTAGTGCCTGACGCACCTTCAGATTATCCAGCGGTTTCTTTTCCGTGTTGTACGCCAGGTAACCCACGTTCAGGCCGGGCATCTGCATCAGGTTGATATTTTTATCTTCCTTCATGCGCGTAAGGTCGGCCGGGTTGGGGAACGGCATCACGTGGCATTCGCCTTTTTGCATTTTGGCGTAGCGTACGGAGGCATCAGGCGTGATGGAGAACACCAGACGGTCTATCTTCGGCTTGCTGCCCCAGTAGTCCGGGTTGGCTTTATACAGGATGCGCGAATCTTTCTGGTACTGCAGAAGCTGGAACGGCCCGGTGCCAACCGGATTCAGATCCAGCTTGTCCGGCGTACCGGCTTTCAGCATGTTATCGGCATATTCAGCGGAGAGGATTGAGGCAAAATCCATGCCGAGGTCGGCAAGGAACGGCGACTCTGGACGGTTCAGCTCGAAACGAACGGTGTAATCATCGACTTTAACAATTTTGCTAATCAGCTTCGGCATATCCATGCCTTCAAAGTACTCGTAGCTGCCGCCGGAAACGCCGTGATATTTATTGTTCTTATCCAGCTGGCGCTCGAACGAGAACACCACGTCGTCAGCGTTGAAGTTGCGCGTAGGTTTAAAATCTTTGCTGGTCTGCCACTTCACGCCCTTGCGTAAGTGGAAGGTATAGGTTTTGCCATCAGGGCTGACATCCCATTTTTCCGCCAGGCCCGGCTCAATTTCAGTGGTGCCGATTTTAAATTCAACCAGACGGTTGTAGATCGGCACTGAACTGGCGTCATAGGTGGTACCCGAAGTAAAGAGCTGCGGGTTAAAACCCTCTGGCGAACCCTCAGAACAGTAAACCAGAGTTTTTGCCTGAACGCCTGTGGCAATCATCAATGCAAGGGTAGTGAGACCCACTTTAAGCATACCGAATTTAGCCTGGGGAATACGCATGTTTATACTCCAGTAGTGATGTGTGATGTGTGTTGTACGCCGGCCAATAATTATTGTGGGTGGCCTGTGCGTGGTGCCTTACGGCATCAGTGACATAGCGAGATTGGTTGCCCTGAAGTGACCAGAAGATTCCCATACCTTTTGTACTGAAGCTTCAATTTGTCAATAGTTGCAAAGAACGTCAATACAAACGCCAGTTTTTTACTACTAATGTGAGATTCAGCAACCAAATATAAAAATGCCATTAAGCCCTTTCTTCATCGTAAATATCAGCGCGTTAAGTCAAAAAATCAGTCTTAACCACCTAAAAAAAACATATTAGCAGTGCGTTACTCTGCGAATAAACTTTATAAATAATCTAAAAAAGTCGCCATTCTCCATGAGAAAACAGCATGGAGTCCTGTTTAACAGACAAAAACGCTGCAACTCATAAATAAGAAATGGTCAACGTATTGAAGCTGACCATAAGTAAAATGCGTAACGAATTAAGTAACCGTAGACGGACTGCTATCTTCAGCCGGTTTATATAAGATTTTCTTTACCACTCAGGGCGATCCAC
This DNA window, taken from Erwinia tasmaniensis Et1/99, encodes the following:
- the dppA gene encoding dipeptide ABC transporter periplasmic-binding protein DppA, translating into MRIPQAKFGMLKVGLTTLALMIATGVQAKTLVYCSEGSPEGFNPQLFTSGTTYDASSVPIYNRLVEFKIGTTEIEPGLAEKWDVSPDGKTYTFHLRKGVKWQTSKDFKPTRNFNADDVVFSFERQLDKNNKYHGVSGGSYEYFEGMDMPKLISKIVKVDDYTVRFELNRPESPFLADLGMDFASILSAEYADNMLKAGTPDKLDLNPVGTGPFQLLQYQKDSRILYKANPDYWGSKPKIDRLVFSITPDASVRYAKMQKGECHVMPFPNPADLTRMKEDKNINLMQMPGLNVGYLAYNTEKKPLDNLKVRQALTLSVNKKAIIEAVYQGAGQAAKNLIPPTMWGYNDSIQDYGYDPEKAKALLKEAGMAEGFTIDLWAMPVQRPYNPNARRMAEMIQNDWAKIGVKAKIVTYEWGEYLKRAKAGEHQTVMMGWTGDNGDPDNFFATLFSCAAAKDGSNYSRWCYKPFEDLIQPARAEADHSKRIADYQQAQVVMHDQVPALVVAHSMVYEPVSKKVSGYVVDPLGKHHFDNVDIQE